From Roseateles sp. SL47:
CCGCAGCCTGCTGCGAATCGTGGAGGAGACGGTGGCCAACACCGTGAAATACGCGGGGGCGACGCGGCTGCGTCTGTCCTTGCGGCTGGATGAGCGCAACCTGCTGCGTCTGGACATCGATGACAACGGGCAGGGCGATGGTCTGGCGGAGGCCATGAAACGATCGGCACCCATGCTGTCGGGCGGGCGAGGGCTGGAGGGCATGCGGACCCGGGCTCGGCAACTGGGGGGACGTTACCGTTTCGTACGCACCCGGCAGGGCGCACACACGCGGTTGAGATTGCCACTGGGGCCAGCGGCTCTGGACCCGCCGCAAGCGCCAACGGGCGTTGGCGGGCTGAGCCCGATGAACCCGATGAACCCGATGAACCCGATGGCCCCGAGGGTTCCGATGCACCCGATCAGCCCGATGGGCCCATGGAGCTCGTTGAGCTCTGAGCGGTCGTCGGAGGCCTTTGTCCCTGTGGACCTGGGTCCTTCCACTGAAACCCGTGATACCTCCTACCGGTCCCAGTCGGCACCGGTTGCATCGTCACTGAGTTGAGCGATCGCCTCGGTGAGGGCTCCTCGCCAATACTGGCTGCCCCTTGGAGAAATGCCTGTTGCGCCATGCCCCGGCGTGGCAGGTGGAGCCTCTCGATGCAGCCGTTTGTTCACTCTCTACATTCCTGCCCACCGGATGCCCGTCACTTTCGTGGCCATGACATCCACTGGATACGTTTTGCCCGCCAGGCCGTGGCGGATGGTGCCGTGGAGCCGATGGGGCACGAGCTCAGCTTCCGCTGGGACGATGACACCCGCCCCCGCGATGAGCCTCCCAGCCCTCTGGGGGTCAGCATGACCCTGAGCCACGCGCTGCTGGATGGAGGGCTGGGGCACCGATCCCCCGGCGCCCTGTTCGTCACGCTGGATGCTGCCGCCTTGCTCAGCACGGTGGCGGACGCCCTGTGCGCCCCGTTGTTTGTCATCCAGTTGCCGCGCCTGCTGGCGGTGGAGCCGGGCATCACCCGTCGCATTGCACAACTGCATGCGCGCGGCTACCGTTTTGCACTGGCGGATCTGGGCGGCGTCGAGGATGAACGCTGGGCCTGGGCCCCGTTTGCGTCCTACGCCAAGCTGCAGGTGGCCCAGCTTCCTTCACCCGCCTGGGCGGGGTGGCTGGCCCGGGCGGGCTGCGCAGACCTGAAGGTGATTGCCGATGGCCTGGCGGAGCCCGCCGACTATCTGCGGCTGCGACGGCTGGGCGTGCATTTCTATCAGGGTCCGCTGATCCATCCGGCGCAGGATGAATCCATTCGCGCGCTGCCCTGCTGTGATGCGCAGGTGCTGCACAAGCTCCATCGACTGGTGGAGCAGGGCGCGTCCCGGGACACCCTGGCCATGGTGGCCGCCACCGACCCCGCGCTGGTCATCCGCCTGCTGATGCTGCAGCGCATTTATGCGAGTGCCGCGCAGTGCTCATCAGCCACCCTGGCCGAGGTGCTGGAGTCACTCCCGTATCGGGTGATGGCCGGCTGGTTCCGCATCCTGCGCGGCAGCTCTTTCGACCCTCACGAGCGGGGGCGGGCCTGGTCGAGTTCGGTGAGAGAGCAGATGTACAACTTCCGTGCGCGTTTGATCGGGGCACGTGCGTGCCGGTCACCGATGGAGCTGGAGGCCCGTGTGTTTGCGCTGTATCGGCGTTTGTGTTCGCGCGAATCCCTGGTGGCGCTGCCACCGCCGGGAAGGGAGGACGCAGAAATCGCCGGCATCAGTGGCGAAGCTCCACCAACCCCAACTTCCTGACCAGCCGATGAAAGTTGCTGCGATCCATGCCCGCCTCACGGGCCGCTGCAGCCATCGACCCGGGGTGCCGGTCCAGCAGGTCGGCCAACCATTGGCGCTGGAAGCTTTCGGTGGCGGACTTCAGGGTGACAGGCGCTTCCGGGGTGGGTGCCCGTGCGTGCGCCAACGAGGGCGCGATGGTGGGCGCGATGGTGGGAAATGCGGTTGGAAATGCGGTGGGAGATGCGGTGGGAGATGCGGTGGGAGATGCGGTGGGTGCCATCGCGGACGACATGACCGGCGGAGTCATGGCCGAAATCAGTCCCAGGTGTTCCGGCTCAATGGCGGTCCAGCGCTGGTGTTTGCGCTGCTCCGCCCAGGCCCGCAGGGCGGCGCGGCTGATCAGGTGCTCCAACTCCCGCACATTGCCTGGCCAATCGTGACGCAGCAGCGCCTCTCGCGATGCGGGCGACAAACGCAGGTTGCGGGCCCCCAGCCGATGCTGGTTTTCTTCCAGGAAACTGCCGGCCAGCGCCAGCACATCGCGGCCCCGCACTCGCAGCGGCGGCACATGCACCGGATACACCGCCAGCCGGTGGTACAGGTCCGCACGGAAACGCCCGGCCGCCACTTCGGCGCGCAGGTCCCGGTTGGTGGCGGCCACCACGCGCACGTCCACCCGCAGCGGGCGGTCGCTGCCCGGGCGCTGGATCTCGCCGCTTTGCAGCGCTCGCAGCAGCTTGGCCTGCACGGACAGCGGCAATTCGCCCACCTCATCCAGCATCAGCGTGCCGCCTGCGGCCAGTTCGAACTTGCCGATGCGGTCCTGCGTGGCCCCGGTGAAAGCACCGCGTCGATGGCCGAACAGTTCGCTGTCGGCCAGTGTTTCGGGCAGGGCGGCACAGTTCACCTGCACCAGCGGCCGCTGCGCCCGTCGCGATCCCTCATGCAGCCGTTGTGCGACCAGTTCTTTGCCCACCCCGGTCTCACCGAGGATGAGCACGGTGAGATCCGATGGCGCCACCGTGTCCACTTCCTGCACCAGTTGTTGCAAGGCGGGGCTGCGACCTTCCAGTCGACGGGTGGGGCGCAGGATGGTGGCGGTTGGCAGATCAGGCAGGGGCGGGCGGGTGGCCGGTTCGGGCGACCCGGTGCGCGAGTGGCCGTCTCCCTGCTGGGGCTCCACCGCGCTGAGGCTGCTTTGCAGCAGGGTCAGTACGGCGTCCAGCCGCGTGTCATCCACCGGGTCAAAGGCGCCGGGCTGGAGTGCATCAAACGTCACCACGCCCCATGGGCGTCCGCCCAGCATCAGGGGCGCGCCCATGCAGTCATGAACAGGGAGCAACTCTTCCGTGGTGATGCCGGCGTGCTCCACCAGTCCGTCGTAAGGGTCCGGCAGCCCGCAGTCAGCGGCAAACCGGTGAAAGCCACGGCTGCGCATCAACGTCGCCAGGCGCGGATGGCCGGCCAGTGGAAAGCGGCGGTGCATGACTTCATCGCTCAGCCCGTACACAGCCACGGGGCGGAGCAGGTCGTTGTCCAGTTTCAGCAGCGCGGCGGCGTCGCAGGGGAGCAGCTGGATGGCGGCTTGAAGCAGGCATGTATAGCTGGAGGCGGATGCCACAGCGAGGGACGGCGATGGTTCCGAAGGCGTAGGGACTGACATGACGTTGGCAGGTTGTTCCGAGTCGGTTCTCAGGCCGTGCTTCGGGATTGTTAAGGCCGAGGGCTTTCTCATGTGCTCCAGAGGTGTCCCAGAGTCGCTCCTGAGGTCATCCTGGGCGCTACATTGCCGCTCCATAGCCCATAGCCCATAGCCCATAGCCCATAGC
This genomic window contains:
- the norR gene encoding nitric oxide reductase transcriptional regulator NorR, which gives rise to MASASSYTCLLQAAIQLLPCDAAALLKLDNDLLRPVAVYGLSDEVMHRRFPLAGHPRLATLMRSRGFHRFAADCGLPDPYDGLVEHAGITTEELLPVHDCMGAPLMLGGRPWGVVTFDALQPGAFDPVDDTRLDAVLTLLQSSLSAVEPQQGDGHSRTGSPEPATRPPLPDLPTATILRPTRRLEGRSPALQQLVQEVDTVAPSDLTVLILGETGVGKELVAQRLHEGSRRAQRPLVQVNCAALPETLADSELFGHRRGAFTGATQDRIGKFELAAGGTLMLDEVGELPLSVQAKLLRALQSGEIQRPGSDRPLRVDVRVVAATNRDLRAEVAAGRFRADLYHRLAVYPVHVPPLRVRGRDVLALAGSFLEENQHRLGARNLRLSPASREALLRHDWPGNVRELEHLISRAALRAWAEQRKHQRWTAIEPEHLGLISAMTPPVMSSAMAPTASPTASPTASPTAFPTAFPTIAPTIAPSLAHARAPTPEAPVTLKSATESFQRQWLADLLDRHPGSMAAAAREAGMDRSNFHRLVRKLGLVELRH